In Polynucleobacter sp. AP-Ainpum-60-G11, one DNA window encodes the following:
- the ahpF gene encoding alkyl hydroperoxide reductase subunit F, giving the protein MLDANIKAQLKAYFEKIESPIVLEATLDDSTPSAQMLELLNEVAEQSSKITVKTSGSSKNIPSFTVAKVDEVARIAFSGLPMGHEMTSFILAILQSSGYPPKVEQDVIESIKGLEGKKRFQTFISLSCHNCPDVVQALNLMAALNPNIEHEMIDGALFQGLVDQYQIMAVPTVILNGEVFGQGRMSVEEIAAKLDTNSSARDAEKLNAKAAYDSLIIGGGPAGASAAIYSARKGIRTGVVAQKFGGQVADTVGIENFISVKETEGPKLVMALEQHVKEYEVDVMNLQTAQSLSKMGDEIAITLENGAVLKSKTVILSTGARWREMNVPGEQEYRGKGVAYCPHCDGPLYKGKRVAVIGGGNSGVEAAIDLAGIVSHVTLVEFDTKLRADAVLQKKLNSMPNVTIITNALSKEVLGANGKVTTLRYEDRANQQMHDIALEGIFVQIGLLPNTDWLKGVIDLSPRGEIIIDAKGETSMPGVFAAGDCTTVPYKQIIIAMGEGAKASLSAFDYLIRS; this is encoded by the coding sequence ATGTTAGACGCAAACATCAAGGCTCAACTCAAGGCCTATTTTGAAAAAATTGAGAGCCCGATTGTTTTAGAGGCTACTCTCGATGACAGCACTCCATCCGCTCAAATGTTGGAGTTGTTGAATGAGGTTGCCGAGCAGTCCAGCAAGATCACAGTAAAGACTTCTGGCAGCAGCAAAAATATTCCTAGTTTTACTGTCGCTAAGGTAGATGAAGTGGCGCGCATTGCATTCTCAGGTCTACCAATGGGTCATGAGATGACTTCTTTCATCCTGGCGATCTTGCAATCCAGCGGCTATCCACCGAAAGTGGAGCAAGATGTGATCGAGAGTATTAAAGGCTTGGAAGGCAAGAAACGCTTTCAGACATTTATCTCTTTGTCATGCCATAACTGCCCAGATGTCGTGCAGGCTTTAAACCTCATGGCTGCGCTCAATCCCAATATTGAACATGAAATGATTGATGGCGCTCTCTTTCAGGGCTTGGTCGATCAGTATCAGATCATGGCTGTACCTACCGTGATTCTGAATGGTGAAGTGTTTGGTCAAGGCCGTATGAGCGTTGAAGAAATTGCTGCAAAACTCGACACCAACTCCTCTGCTCGAGATGCGGAAAAATTGAACGCTAAAGCTGCGTATGATTCCTTAATCATTGGCGGCGGTCCAGCAGGCGCTTCAGCTGCGATCTACTCTGCTCGTAAAGGCATTAGAACCGGAGTGGTGGCTCAGAAGTTTGGCGGTCAGGTTGCCGATACTGTGGGTATTGAAAACTTCATCTCCGTTAAGGAGACTGAAGGACCTAAATTAGTCATGGCACTTGAGCAGCATGTAAAAGAATATGAAGTTGATGTAATGAATCTGCAAACTGCTCAGAGCCTCAGTAAGATGGGCGATGAGATTGCTATCACTCTAGAAAATGGCGCCGTGCTGAAAAGTAAGACAGTCATCCTGAGTACGGGTGCGCGCTGGCGCGAAATGAATGTACCGGGCGAGCAAGAATACCGTGGTAAAGGTGTGGCTTACTGCCCGCATTGCGATGGCCCTCTCTACAAAGGTAAGCGCGTTGCAGTGATTGGTGGGGGCAACTCTGGGGTTGAGGCTGCAATTGATTTAGCGGGTATTGTGAGTCATGTCACCTTGGTTGAATTCGATACCAAGTTGCGTGCCGATGCAGTACTCCAAAAGAAATTAAACAGCATGCCAAACGTCACCATCATTACCAATGCCTTAAGCAAAGAAGTATTGGGTGCCAATGGCAAAGTAACTACTTTGAGATATGAAGATCGTGCGAATCAGCAGATGCATGACATAGCGCTTGAGGGTATCTTTGTTCAAATTGGATTGCTACCTAATACTGATTGGCTCAAAGGTGTAATTGACTTATCCCCTCGCGGTGAAATCATCATTGATGCCAAAGGCGAAACCTCAATGCCGGGTGTATTTGCTGCTGGTGACTGTACTACTGTACCTTACAAGCAAATCATCATTGCTATGGGTGAAGGTGCTAAAGCATCACTCTCCGCTTTTGACTATTTGATTCGATCATAA
- the ahpC gene encoding alkyl hydroperoxide reductase subunit C has product MSLINTPVPPFKTQAFHNGKFVTISDETLKGKWSVLIFMPAAFTFNCPTEIEDAADNYAEFQKMGAEVYIITTDTHFSHKVWHETSPAVGKAKFPLVGDPTHTLTRGFGVHIEEEGLALRGTFIINPEGVIKTAEIHSNEIARDISETLRKLKAAQYTAAHPGEVCPAKWKEGAATLTPSLDLVGKI; this is encoded by the coding sequence ATGTCACTTATTAACACACCAGTTCCACCATTCAAGACCCAAGCCTTCCATAACGGTAAGTTTGTCACTATTTCCGATGAGACACTCAAAGGCAAATGGTCAGTATTGATTTTTATGCCAGCAGCATTCACATTCAACTGCCCAACAGAAATTGAAGATGCGGCTGATAACTATGCAGAATTCCAAAAGATGGGTGCAGAGGTATACATCATCACTACCGACACACATTTCTCACACAAAGTATGGCATGAGACTTCACCTGCAGTAGGTAAGGCGAAATTCCCATTGGTTGGCGATCCAACACATACATTGACACGTGGTTTTGGCGTACACATTGAAGAAGAAGGTCTCGCATTGCGCGGCACATTCATCATCAATCCAGAAGGCGTTATCAAGACAGCTGAAATCCACTCAAATGAAATCGCTCGCGATATCTCTGAGACTTTACGCAAGCTCAAAGCCGCTCAGTACACAGCAGCTCACCCAGGTGAAGTATGCCCAGCTAAGTGGAAAGAAGGCGCAGCTACATTGACACCATCTTTAGATCTCGTAGGCAAGATCTAA
- a CDS encoding polymer-forming cytoskeletal protein — translation MSLFKKNSQSIKFLQPTMESFETIIGPATEVHGRLVANESLRIDGRVIGNIEARQGKSVSIALGRTGAVQGDIFAFRVLVAGKVEGNIYATERVELHEGAEVRGDITYGQLGIEHGAKLNGLMISRNGEEPEGATDSAAIFQANWSKIKSQ, via the coding sequence ATGAGTTTGTTCAAAAAAAATTCCCAGTCCATTAAGTTCTTGCAGCCAACGATGGAGTCCTTTGAGACCATCATTGGACCAGCTACGGAGGTTCATGGCAGGCTAGTTGCTAATGAGAGTCTACGTATTGACGGTCGGGTGATCGGCAATATAGAGGCGCGCCAAGGAAAGAGTGTCAGCATTGCCTTGGGTCGTACGGGCGCAGTGCAGGGCGATATTTTTGCATTTAGGGTTCTCGTTGCAGGCAAGGTAGAGGGCAATATTTATGCAACTGAGCGCGTTGAGTTACACGAGGGTGCGGAAGTTCGGGGCGATATTACTTATGGCCAGCTTGGAATTGAGCATGGCGCAAAATTAAACGGTTTGATGATCTCAAGAAACGGTGAGGAGCCTGAAGGCGCCACTGATTCGGCAGCAATTTTTCAAGCGAATTGGAGCAAAATCAAGAGTCAGTAA
- a CDS encoding polymer-forming cytoskeletal protein — protein MTDNNPKGSLFVGEGVIVKGTFEVPEMAVVAGLVEGELNTKEVLVDTSGIVNGRINAEVVEIRGEVTQGLHVTNHLNVRSSAKITGLTQYAEMSVEKGAKLSGELRVIDATPSSSSYSSSTTQDYSSSNSNDE, from the coding sequence ATGACCGATAACAATCCAAAAGGCTCCCTTTTCGTTGGCGAGGGCGTTATTGTCAAGGGCACTTTTGAAGTACCAGAAATGGCAGTTGTTGCTGGTCTAGTGGAAGGCGAACTCAACACCAAAGAAGTGCTAGTTGATACTTCTGGAATTGTGAATGGCCGCATTAACGCTGAAGTGGTTGAGATTCGCGGCGAAGTTACTCAAGGCCTTCATGTAACCAACCACCTGAATGTTCGCTCTAGCGCAAAAATTACTGGCCTCACCCAGTACGCCGAAATGAGTGTTGAAAAAGGTGCAAAACTGAGTGGTGAATTAAGAGTGATTGATGCCACTCCATCATCTTCAAGCTACTCAAGCTCCACTACACAAGACTACTCAAGCTCAAACTCTAATGATGAGTAA
- a CDS encoding polymer-forming cytoskeletal protein, which yields MFEFSKKGPMADTQLTYASMIGSGSSVKGDFTHRGNMLLSGHLVGDIHQDEQSQGSQDGYTAVVGKSGFLEGNIHSAHAIIIGRIEGSVYAKGRVEIYPGAIVNGDVTYSQINVHPDAKVNGNLKCLLSDATDHLLDEQDSDDSLNNVLPMTKADGY from the coding sequence ATGTTCGAATTTTCAAAAAAAGGCCCGATGGCCGATACGCAATTGACTTATGCCAGCATGATTGGCAGTGGGTCTAGTGTTAAGGGTGATTTCACTCATCGCGGAAATATGCTCCTCTCCGGGCATCTGGTGGGAGATATTCATCAAGATGAGCAATCTCAAGGATCCCAAGACGGATACACCGCGGTCGTTGGTAAATCCGGGTTTCTAGAGGGCAACATTCATAGCGCCCACGCGATCATTATTGGCCGTATTGAGGGGTCAGTATATGCAAAAGGCCGCGTTGAAATTTACCCAGGTGCAATCGTCAATGGCGATGTGACCTACTCACAAATTAACGTTCATCCAGACGCTAAAGTGAATGGCAATTTAAAGTGCTTATTGTCAGACGCGACAGATCATTTACTAGACGAGCAGGACAGTGATGATTCTCTTAATAATGTGTTGCCAATGACAAAGGCGGATGGCTACTAA
- a CDS encoding GGDEF domain-containing protein yields MAHLNLDSKIDLIARDPEFAAEQLKITLAHLQQILQATNRQAVSAHLARDSSLSTVQRRLLAGLLGEGGELVSGNRDELTGLLTRSSLLDGFSQESYHSAGKSGSLAICFIDLDGFKVINDQHGHAIGDQVLVAISQRIQAAIRPTDMAVRWGGDEFIVVFEGVSTPDVVMQLATRLLGIIGEPLQLDLNNPMRLFLGASIGVAIRVDEQISMTDLVNQADQAMYQAKKSGQNSIQIFA; encoded by the coding sequence TTGGCTCACCTCAATTTGGATTCAAAAATAGATCTGATCGCTCGCGATCCAGAATTCGCTGCTGAGCAGTTGAAGATTACTCTGGCGCACTTACAGCAAATTTTGCAAGCAACGAATCGACAGGCGGTCAGTGCCCACCTAGCTCGGGACTCCAGCTTATCGACTGTTCAACGCCGACTACTGGCCGGGCTGCTAGGTGAGGGCGGTGAGCTTGTTTCTGGTAATCGTGATGAGTTAACGGGTTTGCTCACTCGCTCAAGTCTATTAGATGGGTTCTCTCAAGAGTCTTATCATTCAGCTGGTAAGTCAGGATCATTGGCCATCTGCTTTATTGATCTAGATGGTTTTAAAGTAATCAATGATCAACATGGGCATGCAATCGGAGACCAAGTATTAGTAGCAATCAGTCAGCGTATTCAGGCTGCGATCCGACCTACCGATATGGCTGTGCGCTGGGGTGGTGATGAATTTATCGTGGTGTTCGAGGGGGTGAGCACACCAGATGTGGTGATGCAACTGGCAACTCGACTGCTGGGGATTATTGGCGAGCCACTGCAATTAGATCTGAATAATCCGATGCGCTTATTTTTAGGTGCCAGTATCGGCGTTGCGATTAGGGTCGATGAACAAATATCAATGACCGATTTAGTCAATCAGGCTGATCAGGCAATGTATCAAGCGAAAAAATCAGGGCAAAACAGCATTCAGATTTTTGCTTGA
- the rpoN gene encoding RNA polymerase factor sigma-54 gives MAISLNNRLSTQVSLTPQLQQAIKLLQLSNNELEQELAKAAEDNPLLEFEPNPEIESNLSQSNERIEAPQNNWSNTSQSSQDDEDWVERYERVAHQQTLLEHLEEQIHLLNIPPQEQSILAYLAGCLDERGYLIDDLESINAEIGSQLQDQDLNSAELLEAGLNRLKLLDPPGVGARNLAECLSLQIDRILEEQKGNADDWQLAKLIVNTHLNKVGSKDWLKIKQACGKSQAEVLKAVECIRSLQHNPGAQFEREHDQWVLPDVAVKAKNGQWIVESNPNAKPRISLNSEYARILKENGQKKADGALKQKMLEASWMVKNIAQREETILKVAQEIVARQQKFFSMGAVGMRPLVLREIAESLNMHESTISRVTTQKYLSCPLGIYEFKYFFSSQLSSEKGGAISSTAVQALIKQIVENESSTKPISDTNIAKLLSDQGYVIARRTVAKYREAMRIPAVHLRKA, from the coding sequence ATGGCCATCTCACTGAATAACCGCCTGAGCACTCAGGTTAGCCTCACCCCGCAGCTACAGCAAGCCATCAAGCTACTGCAACTGTCTAATAATGAGCTAGAGCAAGAATTAGCCAAGGCGGCAGAAGACAATCCACTCTTGGAATTTGAGCCTAATCCTGAAATTGAGTCCAATCTCAGCCAATCAAACGAGCGTATTGAGGCCCCACAGAACAATTGGTCAAATACCAGTCAGTCAAGCCAAGATGATGAGGACTGGGTAGAACGCTATGAAAGAGTCGCCCATCAGCAAACCCTGCTGGAGCATTTAGAAGAGCAGATTCATTTACTCAATATCCCCCCTCAAGAACAGTCAATCCTTGCCTACCTAGCTGGATGTCTTGATGAAAGGGGGTATTTGATAGACGATCTCGAGTCCATTAATGCTGAAATTGGATCTCAACTCCAAGATCAAGACCTAAACTCTGCTGAACTTTTAGAAGCTGGACTGAATCGACTCAAACTACTAGACCCCCCAGGGGTTGGTGCACGCAATCTTGCGGAATGTCTTTCCTTGCAGATTGATCGCATTCTGGAGGAGCAAAAGGGCAATGCAGATGACTGGCAGCTTGCCAAGCTCATCGTCAATACCCATTTAAATAAAGTCGGATCTAAAGACTGGCTCAAAATAAAACAGGCTTGCGGCAAATCCCAGGCAGAAGTCCTCAAAGCGGTGGAGTGTATTCGTAGCCTGCAACACAATCCCGGCGCCCAATTTGAGCGTGAACACGACCAATGGGTTTTGCCTGATGTCGCCGTCAAAGCAAAAAATGGGCAATGGATCGTGGAATCCAATCCCAATGCGAAACCTCGCATTTCACTCAATAGTGAATACGCCAGAATCCTAAAAGAAAATGGCCAGAAGAAAGCTGATGGTGCTTTAAAGCAAAAGATGCTCGAGGCTAGCTGGATGGTAAAAAACATTGCGCAACGCGAGGAAACAATTCTTAAGGTTGCTCAAGAGATCGTTGCGCGCCAGCAAAAATTCTTTTCCATGGGCGCAGTTGGAATGAGACCACTAGTGCTGCGAGAAATTGCTGAAAGCCTCAACATGCATGAGTCCACAATCTCTCGCGTGACGACCCAAAAATACCTTTCATGTCCGCTGGGAATTTATGAATTCAAATACTTTTTCAGCAGTCAACTCAGCTCAGAAAAAGGTGGTGCGATTTCTTCAACAGCAGTCCAAGCCTTGATCAAGCAAATTGTAGAAAACGAGTCATCTACAAAGCCCATCTCGGATACGAATATTGCCAAACTGCTGAGTGATCAGGGCTACGTTATCGCCAGAAGAACGGTAGCGAAATACCGTGAAGCCATGCGCATACCGGCAGTGCATCTACGCAAAGCCTAA
- a CDS encoding surface-adhesin E family protein, protein MGKPFSINLAVLVLSSFFGVNLAFAQANEDLVMVLDGKQYSIGYYKSSIKSLPPDWKKVWIITNRKPSDEHAQSRVASVRRNILFNCVRNTYSTLATVNYADPMATGKPMLQTDTGFELNDEPVPEGSPLAIVQSQVCAP, encoded by the coding sequence ATGGGCAAGCCTTTTTCGATCAATCTCGCTGTATTAGTTCTCTCCAGTTTTTTTGGGGTGAACTTGGCGTTTGCGCAGGCAAACGAGGATTTGGTCATGGTGCTCGATGGTAAGCAATACTCTATTGGGTACTACAAGAGCTCGATTAAGTCATTGCCGCCGGATTGGAAAAAAGTCTGGATCATTACCAATCGAAAGCCTAGTGATGAGCATGCTCAGTCGCGTGTAGCGTCTGTGCGTCGCAATATTCTTTTTAACTGCGTGCGCAATACTTACTCTACCTTGGCAACCGTGAATTATGCCGATCCAATGGCCACAGGAAAACCGATGCTGCAAACCGATACAGGCTTTGAGTTAAATGATGAGCCAGTACCCGAGGGAAGTCCTTTAGCAATTGTGCAGAGTCAAGTTTGCGCGCCTTAA
- a CDS encoding PDZ domain-containing protein, with the protein MFSFRLQRSQRNLYFWFLAFSGFLVAVSLMTLLGAASELSSASIELKNLKVVSPNLEDFVNTQNIDFRLNANNTQRRLKAADIPKLVDDAIVPVGLDEAVTRAFQFFAEFENKRFKPILTVTPPVIESVEPGSPAESAGIKAGDLVLNVNSAKIESVMGFYLALNEKPSAEVALKLLRHKKDNVSVVLRLIGKGPINDSNCGLKFSTPPDAVYLTEQETKRQAEQYRRDMLTSIPVDWRPEAANNLMQTAKRLNLIAKSVIDPSGANPAKIQSKDVLAWQHKKFLENVDTYFSLRRKIESRSSSHLMGMGDAVVGFVSSLFIFAIALGLFWYQRRVTGKKS; encoded by the coding sequence TTGTTTTCATTTCGACTCCAGCGCTCGCAGCGCAATCTTTATTTTTGGTTCTTAGCTTTCTCGGGATTTTTAGTCGCCGTCTCGCTCATGACGCTGCTAGGTGCTGCAAGTGAATTATCAAGCGCCTCTATCGAGTTAAAAAACCTGAAGGTCGTTAGTCCAAACCTTGAGGATTTTGTTAATACACAAAATATTGACTTTCGATTGAATGCCAACAATACCCAGCGCAGATTGAAGGCTGCTGATATCCCAAAGCTCGTGGATGATGCGATCGTGCCGGTAGGTTTAGACGAGGCTGTTACCAGGGCATTCCAATTCTTTGCCGAGTTTGAAAATAAGCGTTTCAAGCCGATTTTGACAGTCACTCCGCCAGTGATTGAATCTGTTGAGCCTGGTTCTCCCGCCGAATCGGCTGGCATCAAAGCCGGGGACCTTGTCTTGAATGTGAACTCAGCCAAAATTGAATCAGTCATGGGTTTTTATCTTGCCTTAAATGAGAAACCATCCGCCGAGGTAGCGCTCAAGCTTTTAAGGCACAAGAAAGACAATGTATCGGTGGTATTGCGTCTGATTGGTAAGGGCCCAATCAATGATAGTAATTGCGGGCTCAAGTTTTCAACTCCACCAGATGCAGTGTATTTAACTGAGCAAGAAACCAAGCGCCAAGCTGAGCAATATCGCCGCGATATGCTTACTAGTATTCCGGTAGATTGGCGTCCTGAGGCCGCAAACAATCTCATGCAAACTGCGAAGCGCCTCAATCTCATTGCAAAAAGCGTGATTGATCCCTCTGGTGCTAATCCTGCCAAAATTCAGTCTAAGGATGTATTGGCTTGGCAGCATAAAAAGTTTCTAGAAAATGTGGATACGTATTTTTCTCTTAGAAGAAAAATTGAGAGTAGAAGTAGCTCCCATTTAATGGGCATGGGCGATGCAGTTGTTGGCTTTGTATCTAGCCTGTTTATTTTTGCGATCGCATTGGGATTGTTTTGGTATCAGCGTCGAGTAACTGGTAAAAAATCATGA
- the flgA gene encoding flagellar basal body P-ring formation chaperone FlgA translates to MRLFGFGLLAFFIQCLAALSVQAALPPDIDASIKRFIQKSPSVNGLRVEVELMEPNQVIPACLGGSVEILTPPGVRLWGRSTLQLRCAKASWMVNVPVNIHAYGDYVVASRYLGFGQKIENGDIRVIEGDLTTLPDDVLRTPRAAYEKVLGRSLQMGAPIGLNDLKESSVIKVGDPVLIQLVGKGFQVSGEGTAQTAGMIGDMVRVRLMDGQVLQGKVLRPGVIGVTVE, encoded by the coding sequence ATGCGCTTGTTTGGCTTTGGTCTACTTGCTTTCTTCATTCAGTGCCTTGCGGCACTCTCCGTTCAGGCGGCCTTACCTCCAGATATCGACGCATCCATCAAACGCTTTATCCAGAAAAGCCCTAGCGTGAATGGCCTGCGTGTTGAGGTAGAGCTGATGGAGCCAAATCAGGTGATTCCAGCCTGTTTAGGCGGTTCTGTTGAGATATTGACCCCTCCCGGAGTTCGACTCTGGGGCAGAAGTACCTTGCAATTGCGCTGTGCCAAGGCCTCTTGGATGGTCAATGTGCCTGTCAATATCCATGCTTATGGGGATTATGTAGTGGCTAGTCGCTACCTTGGTTTTGGCCAGAAGATTGAAAATGGCGATATTCGGGTGATTGAGGGGGATTTAACCACCTTGCCTGATGATGTCTTGAGAACCCCTCGGGCTGCCTACGAAAAGGTATTGGGTCGATCGCTGCAAATGGGGGCACCAATAGGGCTAAACGATTTAAAGGAATCATCCGTAATAAAGGTAGGAGATCCTGTTTTGATCCAATTAGTGGGTAAGGGATTTCAGGTATCGGGAGAAGGAACCGCCCAAACTGCCGGAATGATAGGCGATATGGTGCGTGTGCGCCTGATGGATGGTCAGGTCTTACAAGGCAAGGTTTTAAGGCCGGGTGTGATCGGGGTTACTGTAGAGTGA
- the flgM gene encoding flagellar biosynthesis anti-sigma factor FlgM, producing the protein MKINENASLIPPNSGVGKATPGSNSAAVNNTAAKANADVVSGPAVNLDISLTAKLAEVQNDSKASKASDEALIEKLRAKVAAGEFEIDYKKISQAMLKDVVAAIGQKPNRA; encoded by the coding sequence ATGAAGATTAATGAGAATGCATCACTGATTCCACCAAATTCAGGAGTGGGTAAAGCCACACCAGGCTCAAACTCGGCTGCTGTAAATAACACTGCTGCTAAAGCCAATGCGGATGTAGTTTCTGGCCCAGCTGTTAATTTAGATATCAGCCTGACTGCAAAGTTGGCTGAAGTTCAAAATGATTCCAAAGCAAGTAAAGCAAGCGACGAAGCATTAATTGAGAAGTTGCGCGCTAAGGTTGCTGCTGGTGAATTTGAGATTGATTACAAAAAAATCTCTCAAGCTATGCTTAAAGATGTCGTAGCTGCAATCGGTCAAAAACCGAATCGCGCCTAA
- a CDS encoding tetratricopeptide repeat protein, which produces MQKGKFDVAFDILYDCAVNDQNDDAVFLMTKMVFDGNLSPEHIEKFYELQNGHTSLGNGYALFNVGLMHERGLGKVVQNYKVAVEYYQKAIKEEVKDAYCNLGNILALGLGMDQGVPRDVNNGIKFLAMGAQEGSRQCAYTLGSLYGKGEFVPQDLKKAFYYLSLAALQGHDQAKRVLHIFVHSHKEDYDAEMSAAEETFGKIQNLRMLYKCL; this is translated from the coding sequence ATGCAGAAAGGCAAGTTTGATGTTGCCTTTGATATTTTGTATGACTGCGCAGTAAATGACCAAAATGATGATGCAGTCTTCCTGATGACCAAAATGGTATTTGATGGAAATCTCTCCCCAGAACATATTGAAAAATTCTATGAACTACAAAATGGCCATACCAGTTTAGGCAATGGCTACGCGCTATTTAATGTGGGATTGATGCATGAACGTGGTCTTGGAAAAGTTGTTCAGAATTACAAGGTAGCGGTTGAGTACTATCAAAAAGCGATCAAAGAGGAAGTGAAGGATGCCTACTGTAATTTAGGCAATATTCTGGCGCTAGGCTTGGGTATGGATCAAGGAGTGCCGCGAGATGTCAATAATGGAATCAAGTTTTTAGCCATGGGCGCTCAAGAGGGTAGTCGGCAGTGTGCTTATACCTTGGGCTCACTCTATGGCAAAGGTGAATTTGTTCCGCAGGATCTTAAAAAAGCGTTTTATTACCTCTCGCTGGCAGCGCTGCAAGGCCATGATCAGGCAAAGCGGGTGCTTCATATTTTTGTCCATAGTCATAAAGAAGACTACGATGCAGAGATGTCTGCTGCAGAGGAAACATTTGGCAAGATTCAAAATTTGCGCATGCTTTATAAGTGCCTATAA
- a CDS encoding tetratricopeptide repeat protein, producing MQFDNSRLDIATLNLRKGRYDAAFEIFFDLATIDLDQEAQFALTKMCFDGHLDPEQINKLFTWVNSNSSLGNGYAHFNVGLMHERGMGEIKQDYKTAIEYYEKAIKEDVYDAYCNLGNIYALGLGVEQGVPRDIFKGAAYLAKGAEEGSRQAAYTLGCLYEQGEYIPQDHKKACYYLVLATLQKHDQAHRVLIMFQHANRGNYDKEFDAAEAQYGKIQNMRRLYRCL from the coding sequence ATGCAGTTTGATAATTCTCGTTTAGATATCGCCACCTTAAATCTCAGAAAAGGTAGGTACGATGCTGCGTTTGAGATTTTCTTTGACCTAGCGACAATCGATTTAGATCAAGAGGCGCAGTTTGCCTTAACCAAGATGTGTTTTGATGGCCATCTTGATCCAGAGCAGATTAATAAACTCTTTACTTGGGTAAATTCCAATAGCAGCTTGGGTAACGGCTATGCCCACTTTAATGTGGGCCTCATGCACGAGCGCGGCATGGGGGAAATCAAGCAGGACTACAAGACTGCCATTGAATACTATGAGAAGGCAATTAAAGAGGACGTATATGACGCCTATTGCAATCTTGGAAATATATACGCACTTGGACTAGGTGTGGAGCAGGGTGTGCCCAGGGATATTTTTAAGGGCGCGGCTTATTTAGCTAAAGGGGCTGAAGAGGGTAGTCGCCAAGCTGCATATACATTGGGGTGTTTATATGAGCAAGGGGAATACATCCCTCAGGATCATAAAAAGGCTTGCTATTACTTAGTACTCGCAACCCTTCAAAAGCATGACCAAGCCCATCGAGTATTAATCATGTTTCAGCATGCTAACAGAGGAAATTACGATAAAGAATTTGATGCTGCAGAAGCGCAGTATGGAAAAATTCAAAACATGCGCAGACTGTACAGGTGTCTGTAA
- a CDS encoding FliA/WhiG family RNA polymerase sigma factor produces MKPSTYSQSIDINQVIEENLPLVKRIAHQICSRLPPNVEVDDLIQEGLTGLLDAITRYEPQPNLAFEAYARTRIRGAIYDSCRKNDILPRNQRDELVGLEKVTRKLEQNLGRHPSEKEIASSAEITIEAYHAIMANMVHLMPLDDLSDDLLPSDADDSDPMRAVAMSQLADRIATILEGLPENEKLVFALHYQEDLSYREIAQVMNITPGRISQIHTQGMIRIRAKLKV; encoded by the coding sequence TTGAAGCCATCCACATATTCCCAGTCAATTGATATCAATCAGGTAATTGAGGAGAACTTGCCGCTGGTTAAGCGGATTGCTCATCAGATCTGCTCACGACTGCCGCCCAATGTGGAAGTGGATGACCTTATTCAAGAAGGTCTTACCGGTCTACTAGATGCCATCACCCGGTATGAACCACAACCTAACCTCGCATTTGAGGCTTACGCAAGAACGCGTATTCGTGGGGCTATCTACGACTCCTGCCGCAAAAATGATATCTTGCCGCGCAATCAGCGCGATGAACTCGTAGGACTTGAAAAGGTCACTCGCAAACTCGAGCAAAACTTAGGCCGTCATCCGTCTGAAAAAGAAATTGCCAGTAGCGCAGAGATCACTATCGAGGCCTACCATGCCATCATGGCTAATATGGTTCACCTGATGCCTCTCGATGATTTATCGGATGACCTACTGCCATCTGATGCCGATGATTCAGATCCAATGCGGGCAGTTGCCATGAGTCAGCTTGCAGATCGGATCGCGACTATTCTTGAGGGATTGCCTGAAAATGAAAAACTGGTATTTGCGCTGCATTACCAGGAAGACCTGTCTTATCGAGAAATTGCCCAAGTCATGAATATCACCCCTGGCCGTATTAGCCAAATCCACACCCAAGGGATGATTCGAATTAGAGCCAAACTGAAAGTCTAA